Proteins encoded within one genomic window of Actinoplanes octamycinicus:
- a CDS encoding alpha/beta hydrolase, with amino-acid sequence MTAAFVLLHSLLLGPLTWSSVASRLPARTVVPVLTGVTAGDPPFWPHVAGRVNDALATLPAEQPVVLVAHSNAGLMVPPVVAAACRPVVGCAFVDATLPARTGPTPVTSPERLAVLRGMAVDGRLPPWTTWWDDVAELFPDEGTRAAVTAEQPRLPLSYYEQRIPVPAGWDARPCGYLLFSPAYQPVAREAAGRGWPVTRVPGGHLHQVVDPDAVAGQLTAMTAGFG; translated from the coding sequence ATGACGGCTGCCTTCGTGCTCCTGCACAGTCTGCTGCTGGGTCCGCTGACCTGGTCCTCGGTGGCGTCCCGGCTGCCCGCCCGCACCGTGGTCCCGGTGCTGACCGGAGTGACCGCCGGCGACCCCCCGTTCTGGCCGCATGTCGCCGGCCGGGTCAACGACGCCCTCGCCACACTGCCGGCGGAGCAGCCGGTCGTTCTGGTCGCGCACAGCAATGCCGGCCTGATGGTCCCGCCGGTGGTCGCGGCGGCGTGCCGCCCGGTCGTCGGCTGCGCGTTCGTCGACGCGACCCTGCCGGCCCGGACCGGCCCGACCCCGGTGACCTCCCCGGAGCGGCTGGCGGTTCTGCGCGGGATGGCCGTCGACGGCCGCCTGCCGCCCTGGACGACCTGGTGGGACGACGTGGCGGAGCTGTTCCCCGACGAGGGCACCCGGGCGGCGGTCACCGCCGAGCAGCCCCGGCTCCCGCTCTCCTACTACGAGCAGCGGATCCCGGTCCCGGCCGGCTGGGATGCCCGTCCGTGCGGTTATCTGCTGTTCAGCCCGGCCTACCAGCCGGTGGCGCGGGAGGCGGCCGGGCGCGGCTGGCCGGTGACCCGGGTGCCCGGCGGCCACCTGCATCAGGTGGTCGATCCGGACGCGGTGGCCGGGCAGCTCACGGCGATGACCGCCGGGTTCGGGTAG
- the pdxR gene encoding MocR-like pyridoxine biosynthesis transcription factor PdxR has product MAEEWARNGLDLHLGIDRVRGLRAGLEDALRTAVRDGRLAAGDRLPSSRALAQELGVARGTVTQVYEQLTAEGYLTSRARSGVRIAPRPRPESTVSVPAVSPCPPLPGGFDLRPGFPDLSMFPRREWLAATRHVLRTMPSTAFGYGDPAGDPALRSALAGYLGRSRGVLTGPDQIIVCAGYTHALRIICQALGGTIGFEDPTRPDYPAMAERLGLGVTRLPVDADGLVVNALAGEAAVVVTPAHQFPLGVTLSPQRRRDLLDWARRTDAVIVEDDYDGEFRYDRQPVGALQGLAPERVIYAGTVSKTVAPGLRIAWLAVPVGLVPALRAVLRFDEAYVNVIDQLVLAHLIGRGDLDRHLRRCRVRYRQRRDLLGRAVAARLPAARLSGISAGLHATLSLPGCSEPELLGRLAARGVVTEGIGSFYRDARDAPPGVVIGYATPPQHAYARAIDALLAVCAGDDGVAGAVPG; this is encoded by the coding sequence ATGGCGGAGGAGTGGGCCAGAAACGGGTTGGATCTGCACCTCGGCATCGATCGGGTGCGGGGGCTGCGGGCCGGGCTGGAGGACGCGCTGCGGACCGCGGTGCGCGACGGGCGGCTCGCGGCGGGGGATCGGCTGCCCAGCTCACGGGCGCTGGCGCAGGAGCTCGGCGTGGCGCGCGGGACGGTCACCCAGGTGTACGAGCAGCTCACGGCGGAGGGCTATCTGACGTCGCGGGCGCGCTCCGGCGTACGGATAGCGCCGCGCCCGCGCCCGGAGAGCACCGTGAGCGTCCCCGCGGTCTCGCCCTGCCCGCCGCTGCCCGGCGGATTCGATCTGCGGCCCGGCTTCCCGGACCTGTCGATGTTTCCGCGCCGCGAGTGGCTCGCGGCCACCCGGCACGTTTTACGGACCATGCCCAGCACCGCCTTCGGGTACGGCGACCCGGCCGGCGATCCAGCTCTGCGTTCCGCCCTGGCCGGCTATCTGGGACGGTCCCGTGGCGTGCTGACCGGTCCGGATCAGATCATCGTGTGCGCCGGCTACACCCACGCGCTGCGGATCATCTGCCAGGCGCTGGGTGGCACGATCGGGTTCGAGGACCCGACCCGGCCGGACTATCCGGCGATGGCCGAGCGGCTCGGCCTGGGCGTGACCCGGCTCCCGGTGGACGCCGACGGGTTGGTCGTGAACGCGCTGGCCGGCGAGGCGGCGGTGGTGGTCACCCCGGCGCACCAGTTCCCGCTCGGCGTGACGCTCAGCCCGCAGCGGCGCCGTGACCTGCTCGACTGGGCCCGGCGGACGGACGCGGTGATCGTCGAGGACGACTACGACGGCGAGTTCCGCTACGACCGGCAACCGGTCGGCGCCCTGCAGGGGCTGGCGCCGGAGCGGGTCATCTACGCCGGGACGGTGAGCAAGACGGTCGCCCCGGGGCTGCGGATCGCGTGGCTGGCGGTGCCGGTCGGACTGGTGCCGGCGCTGCGGGCGGTGCTGCGGTTCGACGAGGCGTACGTCAATGTCATCGATCAGCTGGTCCTCGCCCACCTGATCGGGCGCGGCGACCTGGACCGGCATCTGCGGCGCTGCCGGGTCCGCTACCGGCAGCGCCGGGATCTGCTCGGCCGGGCGGTCGCGGCCCGGCTGCCGGCCGCCCGGCTGTCCGGGATCTCGGCCGGTCTGCACGCGACGCTGAGCCTGCCCGGCTGCTCGGAGCCGGAGCTGCTCGGCCGGCTGGCGGCCCGCGGCGTGGTGACCGAGGGGATCGGCTCGTTCTACCGGGATGCCCGGGACGCGCCGCCGGGCGTCGTGATCGGCTACGCGACGCCGCCGCAGCACGCCTATGCGCGCGCGATCGACGCGTTGCTGGCAGTCTGTGCCGGTGACGACGGAGTGGCGGGTGCGGTTCCCGGTTGA
- a CDS encoding GNAT family N-acetyltransferase has protein sequence MRFPVDDREVSLLHARAFGGDPVEVRPWAARLDRYALTWVGAFDDGRLVGFVQVCWDGGPHAFVLDTAVDPDWQHRGIGTALVKAAAEEARAAGCEWLHVDFEPHLEHFYVEQCGFRRTPAGLIAL, from the coding sequence GTGCGGTTCCCGGTTGACGACCGTGAGGTGAGCCTGCTGCACGCGCGGGCGTTCGGCGGCGATCCGGTCGAGGTCCGGCCGTGGGCGGCGCGGCTGGACCGGTACGCCCTGACCTGGGTCGGGGCGTTCGACGACGGGCGGCTGGTCGGGTTCGTCCAGGTCTGCTGGGACGGTGGGCCGCACGCGTTCGTGCTGGACACCGCGGTCGACCCGGACTGGCAGCACCGGGGGATCGGGACGGCGCTGGTGAAGGCGGCGGCGGAGGAGGCGCGGGCGGCCGGGTGTGAGTGGCTGCACGTCGACTTCGAGCCGCATCTGGAGCACTTCTACGTGGAGCAGTGCGGCTTTCGTCGTACCCCGGCCGGGTTGATCGCGCTCTGA
- a CDS encoding polyamine ABC transporter substrate-binding protein has protein sequence MFTPDQSLLRGATQRRLGRRDALRLGGLSALGAALAACGVQGKGSPEVSVDAGTLANFWQGKKQNGKLDFANWPLYMDPERPELKKFTQRTGIQVNYQEVIQEMGPWFAKVQPQLSAKQPIGFDLMVITNGIQFGQFRSAGFLAPLDHAQLPNFTKNAAPKYAQEAFDPGNVFSVPWASGMTGIAYDPAKTGREITSLADLWDSKFKGKVGMMSDLTELANFGLLAAGIKPAGSTEEDWKKAAAKLKKQKDAGIVRKYYEQDYVDALGNGELWISQAWSGDVFQKNLSDGTNLKFVIPQEGGTIWTDNFAIPVTAANPVDALMLIDFFYETENAASLAEYINYVCPVPGAQAQIKKDAAALSGSDRAEMQQVASSPLVFPSDADYAKLHYYVNFNTAEEQQIFSSIFDPIVLG, from the coding sequence ATGTTCACCCCTGACCAGTCCCTCCTGCGCGGCGCCACCCAGCGGAGGCTCGGCCGTCGCGACGCGCTGCGCCTCGGCGGCCTGTCCGCGCTCGGCGCGGCCCTGGCGGCGTGCGGGGTGCAGGGCAAGGGGTCCCCGGAGGTCAGCGTCGACGCGGGCACCCTGGCGAACTTCTGGCAGGGCAAGAAGCAGAACGGCAAGCTCGACTTCGCCAACTGGCCGCTCTACATGGACCCGGAGCGCCCGGAGCTGAAGAAGTTCACCCAGCGGACCGGCATCCAGGTGAACTACCAGGAGGTCATCCAGGAGATGGGCCCCTGGTTCGCCAAGGTGCAGCCGCAGCTGTCGGCGAAGCAGCCGATCGGCTTCGACCTCATGGTGATCACCAACGGCATCCAGTTCGGTCAGTTCCGCTCGGCCGGCTTCCTGGCCCCGCTCGACCACGCCCAGCTGCCGAACTTCACCAAGAACGCCGCCCCGAAGTACGCCCAGGAGGCGTTCGACCCGGGCAACGTGTTCAGCGTGCCGTGGGCGTCCGGGATGACCGGCATCGCCTACGACCCGGCCAAGACCGGTCGCGAGATCACCAGCCTGGCCGACCTGTGGGACTCGAAGTTCAAGGGCAAGGTCGGCATGATGTCCGACCTCACCGAGCTGGCCAACTTCGGCCTGCTGGCGGCCGGGATCAAGCCGGCCGGCTCGACCGAGGAGGACTGGAAGAAGGCGGCCGCCAAGCTCAAGAAGCAGAAGGACGCCGGCATCGTCCGCAAGTACTACGAGCAGGACTACGTCGACGCGCTCGGCAACGGCGAGCTGTGGATCAGCCAGGCCTGGTCCGGCGACGTCTTCCAGAAGAACCTCTCCGACGGCACGAACCTCAAGTTCGTGATCCCGCAGGAGGGCGGCACCATCTGGACCGACAACTTCGCCATCCCGGTCACCGCAGCGAATCCGGTCGACGCCCTGATGCTGATCGACTTCTTCTACGAGACGGAGAACGCGGCGTCGCTCGCCGAGTACATCAACTACGTCTGCCCGGTGCCCGGCGCGCAGGCGCAGATCAAGAAGGACGCGGCCGCGCTGTCCGGTTCCGATCGTGCCGAGATGCAGCAGGTCGCGTCCAGCCCGCTGGTCTTCCCGAGCGACGCGGATTACGCGAAGCTGCACTACTACGTCAACTTCAACACCGCCGAGGAGCAGCAGATCTTCTCGTCGATCTTCGACCCGATCGTCCTGGGCTGA
- a CDS encoding UbiA prenyltransferase family protein, whose translation MTALIERPTAVLIAVSRPWFWPVSWVPAYLGTVLAGHAWLPDRADAGRALVALIVLGPLVWGAVLAQNDLHDLPSDWANPRKATAPLVTGAVSARRLRAWYRGLALAAVGAALYVGPLFVLGVAGVLALGWAYSVPPLRLKTRPGWDVAVNALVVGLVSPAAGWAITRAPWEFPWRFGLIGVLFAAALYVPTTVTDLAADTGAGDTTFAVRFGARTAYRLGLALWGAALAVCLLSAAADVLVPRETLVPQLVTVPVLVAGYAALTRNPTIPRLAVLSLLFAIPTAGFALAYVGRG comes from the coding sequence ATGACGGCATTGATCGAGCGCCCCACCGCCGTACTGATCGCGGTGTCCCGTCCGTGGTTCTGGCCGGTCTCCTGGGTGCCGGCCTATCTCGGCACGGTGCTGGCCGGGCACGCCTGGCTGCCGGACCGGGCGGACGCCGGGCGGGCGCTCGTCGCGCTGATCGTTCTCGGACCGCTGGTCTGGGGCGCGGTGCTCGCCCAGAACGATCTGCACGACCTGCCCAGCGACTGGGCCAATCCGCGCAAGGCGACCGCGCCGCTGGTCACCGGCGCGGTCTCGGCACGGAGGCTGCGAGCCTGGTACCGCGGGCTGGCCCTGGCGGCGGTCGGCGCGGCGCTCTACGTCGGCCCGCTGTTCGTGCTCGGCGTGGCCGGGGTGCTGGCGCTCGGCTGGGCCTACAGTGTGCCGCCGCTGCGCCTGAAGACCCGGCCGGGCTGGGACGTGGCGGTGAACGCGCTGGTGGTCGGCCTGGTCTCGCCGGCCGCGGGCTGGGCGATCACCCGGGCGCCATGGGAGTTCCCGTGGCGGTTCGGGCTGATCGGGGTGCTGTTCGCGGCCGCGCTCTACGTGCCGACCACGGTGACCGACCTGGCCGCCGACACCGGGGCCGGGGACACCACGTTCGCGGTGCGGTTCGGCGCCCGGACGGCCTATCGGCTGGGGCTGGCACTGTGGGGCGCGGCGCTGGCGGTGTGCCTGCTCAGCGCCGCGGCCGACGTGCTGGTGCCGCGGGAGACCCTGGTCCCGCAGCTGGTGACGGTGCCGGTCCTGGTGGCCGGCTACGCCGCGCTGACCCGGAACCCGACGATCCCCCGGCTGGCCGTGCTGTCCCTGCTGTTCGCCATCCCCACGGCCGGGTTCGCCCTGGCCTACGTCGGACGGGGCTGA
- a CDS encoding CGNR zinc finger domain-containing protein, with amino-acid sequence MRTDATGRMLHDPKGGSFWFDAGALCLDFAHTGGEGRYAVFETLHQPDDLAAWLAVPPLAASLTVAVTAADLSAARELRQAIWVAAHERAAGEPLGAGAVAALNRFAAAPPLVPELAADGTASRWASPVRAGQALSTLAREMIGLLTGPLGGRIRQCAGDNCPLVFVDSSRPGARRWCAMERCGNRHKLRALRARRATDD; translated from the coding sequence ATGCGGACCGATGCAACCGGACGGATGCTGCACGACCCCAAGGGCGGGTCGTTCTGGTTCGACGCCGGCGCCCTCTGCCTGGACTTCGCGCACACCGGCGGCGAGGGGCGTTACGCGGTGTTCGAGACGCTGCACCAGCCGGACGACCTGGCCGCCTGGCTGGCCGTGCCGCCGCTGGCCGCCTCCCTGACGGTCGCGGTGACCGCGGCCGACCTGTCCGCGGCACGCGAGCTCCGGCAGGCGATCTGGGTGGCGGCACACGAGCGGGCGGCCGGTGAGCCGCTGGGCGCCGGCGCGGTCGCGGCGCTCAACCGGTTCGCCGCCGCGCCGCCGCTGGTCCCCGAGCTCGCCGCGGACGGGACGGCGTCGCGGTGGGCGTCCCCGGTGCGGGCCGGCCAGGCGCTGTCCACCCTGGCCCGGGAGATGATCGGGCTGCTGACCGGCCCGCTCGGCGGGCGCATCCGGCAGTGCGCCGGCGACAACTGCCCGCTGGTCTTCGTCGACTCGTCCCGGCCCGGCGCCCGCCGCTGGTGCGCGATGGAGCGCTGCGGCAACCGGCACAAGCTGCGGGCATTGCGCGCCCGGCGGGCGACGGACGACTGA
- a CDS encoding RidA family protein, translating to MSKRHINPEGLHRSPAFSQAVVVEQPAKTIYVGGQNGVGPDGKVVGSTLAEQAVQALRNLATILESEGARLADVVHWRIAIVDGQPVADGVAAFQQVWDPADPPPAITVHIVAGLGPDFLVEIDAVAAV from the coding sequence ATGAGCAAGCGGCACATCAACCCCGAGGGACTGCACCGCAGCCCCGCCTTCAGTCAGGCGGTCGTGGTCGAGCAGCCGGCGAAAACCATCTACGTGGGCGGGCAGAACGGTGTCGGGCCGGACGGCAAGGTGGTCGGCTCGACACTCGCCGAGCAGGCGGTCCAGGCCCTGCGCAACCTGGCCACCATCCTGGAGAGCGAGGGGGCGCGGCTGGCCGACGTGGTGCACTGGCGGATCGCCATCGTGGACGGGCAGCCGGTCGCCGACGGGGTGGCCGCCTTCCAGCAGGTGTGGGATCCGGCCGACCCGCCGCCGGCGATCACCGTCCACATCGTGGCCGGCCTCGGCCCGGACTTCCTGGTCGAGATCGACGCCGTCGCCGCCGTCTGA
- a CDS encoding tetratricopeptide repeat protein, with the protein MDLEVGESDAEGDVAAAMSAMRVLALRSDSPPQVLNYIAAGGSVRKLVTIARADNVTINIPRPSTSRNLPAGNPNFTGRRAELAALVPVLDPADGDRRAQRAVLLRDGPGVGKTTLALQLAHLVSASYPRHHLFLRLTDAAHRPLPISVALESLLVAMGVDRREIPSDLGERQAFYQSELADSLLVLDDAVDEPQTRPLLPERAGCGVIITSRRQLTGLTMAFTYDVERLPDDEALALLARLIGQSRVENDPQAARMIVSSCGNLPLAIWIAGATLNATSRLRAPLARFAQQLADERHRLNLLRAGDQAVRASFDLSYRQLSAEAARMFRWLSLLQASEIGVPMLAVLVDRPEAEVEMIRDELADAHVIELAGEFADRIKMHDLLRLFAGELFAETETENDRNAALDRVYRWMQRLVDDQTAALAPGADPQVSSSDRSARRHAALQWLDLERRNIMALLRQAAAEGRLPSVISLAAALTRYFEIGSHWSDWVESAEAALSAARSIHDERAEAECLASLGRVHRLRRQPDQAIENFDRAIRLFGALGMSQDQASAAGNRGIAYREQHRFAEAAASFEKALALYRQVDDRRGAAETLNNMGYAYRYQRRTDEAIRCHDQAIPVFREIGDIEGLGWAYSNLIAVYRFQRRFDEAFRSFESAMDAFTEIHQRHGQAWAHNHIGAVHRERGDLRQARDSHQRAERVFQEITDAYGEGWAATYLALVEHDANNLDLAKAHAERGLDIFAGMPDTYGQAWTRLYLSDICLDLDDHAQAIDHASQALELFDSIRNTPGRARSQYQLGMIFARQGDQRAAEQLTAAMATAEHGADGYTAALAKLAVTDADALTELTTLASAFATMSAPAAEALAALKIARAEQSRGDRDAAERWRMRARELVPALVPRRAGHITQLLEGI; encoded by the coding sequence GTGGACCTGGAGGTGGGCGAGAGCGACGCCGAAGGTGACGTAGCCGCGGCGATGTCAGCGATGCGAGTGCTGGCCCTCCGCTCGGATTCGCCACCCCAGGTGCTCAATTACATCGCCGCCGGAGGCTCCGTCCGGAAATTGGTCACCATCGCGCGAGCCGACAACGTGACCATCAACATTCCGCGACCTTCGACCTCTCGCAATCTCCCGGCCGGCAACCCGAACTTCACCGGTCGTCGAGCTGAACTGGCCGCGTTGGTGCCGGTTCTCGACCCGGCGGACGGTGACCGCCGTGCGCAACGGGCGGTGCTGCTCCGCGACGGTCCCGGCGTCGGCAAGACGACCCTGGCGTTGCAGCTCGCACACCTCGTGTCGGCTTCCTACCCGCGGCATCACTTGTTCCTCCGGCTGACCGACGCCGCGCACCGGCCGCTTCCGATCTCGGTGGCGCTCGAATCCCTTCTCGTGGCGATGGGAGTGGATCGTCGTGAGATTCCCAGCGACCTCGGCGAGCGGCAGGCGTTCTACCAGTCCGAGCTTGCCGATTCACTCCTGGTTCTCGACGATGCCGTGGACGAGCCGCAGACCCGGCCTCTCCTGCCGGAACGCGCCGGCTGTGGTGTGATCATCACATCGAGACGGCAGCTGACGGGATTGACCATGGCTTTCACGTACGACGTCGAGCGCCTTCCCGACGACGAGGCGTTGGCGTTGCTTGCCCGGTTGATCGGGCAGAGCCGGGTGGAGAACGACCCGCAAGCTGCTCGCATGATCGTGAGTTCCTGCGGCAACCTGCCGTTGGCGATCTGGATTGCGGGCGCCACGCTGAACGCGACCTCGCGTCTCCGGGCGCCGCTGGCACGTTTCGCTCAGCAGCTTGCCGATGAGCGACACCGGTTGAACCTGCTGCGGGCCGGCGATCAAGCAGTGCGCGCCAGTTTCGACCTCAGTTATCGCCAGCTTTCTGCCGAAGCGGCGAGGATGTTCCGTTGGCTGTCCCTGCTGCAAGCTTCCGAAATCGGCGTTCCCATGCTGGCAGTTCTGGTCGACCGGCCGGAGGCTGAGGTGGAGATGATTCGGGACGAGCTGGCGGATGCGCATGTGATCGAACTGGCCGGCGAGTTTGCCGATCGCATCAAAATGCATGACCTCCTTCGCTTGTTCGCCGGTGAGTTGTTCGCCGAAACTGAGACGGAGAATGACAGGAATGCCGCTCTCGACCGTGTCTATCGGTGGATGCAGCGATTGGTGGACGACCAGACCGCGGCATTGGCTCCCGGCGCAGACCCGCAGGTATCTTCGTCGGATCGCTCGGCCCGCAGGCACGCCGCCCTGCAGTGGCTCGATCTTGAACGCCGGAACATCATGGCGCTTCTCCGGCAGGCGGCAGCCGAAGGCCGTCTCCCGTCGGTGATCTCGCTGGCCGCAGCCCTGACGAGGTACTTCGAGATCGGTAGCCACTGGAGCGACTGGGTGGAGAGTGCGGAAGCCGCGCTCAGCGCTGCTCGCAGCATCCACGACGAGCGCGCCGAGGCGGAGTGTCTCGCCTCCCTCGGCCGGGTGCATCGGCTGCGGCGGCAGCCCGACCAGGCCATCGAGAACTTCGACAGGGCGATCCGTCTCTTCGGCGCGCTCGGCATGTCGCAGGACCAGGCCTCAGCTGCGGGGAACCGTGGGATCGCCTACCGCGAGCAGCATCGTTTCGCCGAAGCGGCTGCCTCGTTCGAGAAAGCTCTGGCGCTGTATCGGCAGGTTGACGACCGGCGAGGGGCCGCCGAGACGCTCAACAACATGGGTTATGCCTATCGTTACCAGCGGCGAACTGATGAGGCGATCCGTTGTCATGATCAGGCGATCCCGGTCTTCCGGGAGATCGGCGATATCGAAGGGCTGGGGTGGGCCTACAGCAATCTCATCGCGGTTTATCGCTTCCAGCGGCGGTTCGACGAGGCGTTCCGAAGTTTCGAATCCGCTATGGACGCCTTCACTGAGATCCATCAACGGCACGGGCAGGCCTGGGCGCACAACCACATCGGCGCCGTTCATCGTGAGCGTGGAGACTTGCGGCAGGCGCGCGACAGCCATCAACGTGCTGAGCGCGTCTTCCAGGAGATAACGGACGCTTATGGCGAAGGATGGGCGGCAACGTATCTCGCACTGGTCGAGCACGATGCCAACAATCTGGACCTGGCCAAGGCGCATGCCGAGCGTGGACTGGACATCTTCGCCGGCATGCCGGACACCTATGGGCAGGCGTGGACACGGCTGTACCTCAGCGACATCTGCCTGGATCTCGACGACCATGCCCAGGCGATCGACCACGCGAGTCAGGCTCTGGAGCTGTTCGACAGCATCCGCAACACGCCCGGACGTGCTCGTTCCCAGTACCAGCTCGGAATGATCTTCGCTCGACAAGGTGATCAGCGGGCGGCCGAACAGTTGACGGCGGCGATGGCGACGGCCGAACACGGTGCCGACGGTTACACCGCAGCCCTGGCCAAACTTGCCGTCACCGACGCCGATGCCCTCACCGAGTTGACCACGTTGGCCTCGGCCTTCGCGACGATGTCCGCTCCCGCCGCGGAGGCCTTGGCGGCTTTGAAGATCGCACGAGCGGAGCAGTCGAGGGGGGATCGGGACGCCGCCGAGCGATGGCGAATGCGAGCACGCGAGCTTGTTCCTGCCCTCGTTCCTCGCCGAGCCGGGCATATCACCCAGTTGCTCGAAGGAATCTGA
- a CDS encoding tetratricopeptide repeat protein, which translates to MDVLISAVHSSFAAGAYSVTWQLAVALAPYFETAGRWDDWRDTHREALKAAQELGDDSAQADVLVSTANVKRLGRHHDAAVSSLEAALGLTQKLGDRGREARILSQLGIVHRERHDFDTATEVLRRALELQRQIGDRPGVAETLNNLGYAYRYLGQYEQARDVHEEALPLLQALNDVAGQGWAHSNLAEVERTDGNVSQALDHARRALSLFESLQHRQGTAWAHHRIGTLLNERGDHRDAIDELTEARKQFRAIADRYGEARTAAGLATAMADAGRSDEARDLYQEAITGFRAVDDRYREVESAIALIVASRPQPEALPGELRDALDTLDQVEADRLRQRAAAAGLVV; encoded by the coding sequence GTGGACGTTCTGATCTCCGCGGTGCACTCGTCCTTCGCCGCAGGCGCATATTCGGTGACGTGGCAGCTGGCCGTCGCGCTGGCGCCCTACTTCGAAACAGCAGGTCGCTGGGACGACTGGAGGGACACCCATCGCGAGGCGCTGAAGGCCGCTCAGGAACTGGGCGACGACTCGGCCCAGGCTGACGTTCTGGTCAGCACCGCGAACGTGAAACGGCTCGGTCGCCATCACGATGCTGCCGTCAGCAGTCTGGAGGCCGCGCTCGGGCTGACCCAGAAGCTCGGCGACCGGGGCCGGGAAGCCCGGATCCTGAGCCAACTCGGCATCGTTCACCGTGAACGCCACGATTTCGATACCGCGACCGAGGTCCTGCGGCGGGCCTTGGAACTGCAACGTCAGATCGGTGACCGCCCGGGTGTTGCGGAGACGCTGAACAACCTCGGTTACGCCTATCGGTACCTGGGCCAGTACGAGCAGGCGCGCGATGTGCACGAGGAGGCGCTGCCGTTGTTGCAAGCGCTGAACGACGTGGCCGGTCAAGGATGGGCGCACAGCAACCTTGCCGAGGTGGAACGAACCGACGGCAACGTCAGCCAGGCGTTGGACCACGCACGGCGGGCGCTGTCCCTTTTCGAGAGCCTCCAGCACCGTCAGGGCACAGCGTGGGCTCATCATCGGATCGGCACTCTGCTCAACGAACGTGGGGATCATCGGGACGCGATCGACGAACTGACCGAGGCACGGAAGCAGTTCCGAGCGATCGCTGATCGGTACGGCGAGGCGCGTACCGCAGCCGGCCTTGCCACCGCGATGGCCGATGCCGGCCGGTCCGACGAGGCCAGGGATCTTTATCAGGAGGCCATCACGGGATTCCGGGCGGTCGATGACCGGTACCGGGAGGTGGAGTCGGCGATCGCCTTGATCGTCGCATCACGTCCCCAGCCCGAGGCGCTTCCCGGTGAACTGCGGGATGCGCTCGACACCCTGGACCAGGTCGAGGCGGACAGGCTGCGACAACGAGCCGCCGCGGCCGGATTGGTCGTCTGA
- a CDS encoding M15 family metallopeptidase has product MTTRQRTLQSSAAAAIIALTAAGSAIGMPAPAQAAAPKVASTWSSLMYRSLTHDQQLAALRTSLSGQQKAVRQWAAEVTVATKAATTAQTRLTAATTAEKNARLRHAAARKALTTAQQTLRTAGKQKPRSKAAVTRATNAVTAATKAVATRKQQYRVYATALSTARTDAATATTRVTTANAKVGAYTTAAARTKQAIAALPTAAALAGQAGSLSRTVVDQVRPTFKLADTTQVYGVTVNRTIAFTVKRMIDDAKADGVQISGGGFRTKERQIELRTINGCPDVWTAPASSCRVPTAIPGRSLHELGLAIDISSGGRTISRSTPAYKWLTVHAKEYGLVNLPSEAWHWSITGG; this is encoded by the coding sequence GTGACGACACGACAGCGAACTCTGCAGAGCTCCGCCGCCGCGGCGATCATCGCGCTGACGGCCGCCGGTTCGGCGATCGGCATGCCCGCTCCGGCCCAGGCCGCGGCCCCCAAGGTCGCCTCGACCTGGTCCAGCCTGATGTACCGCAGCCTCACCCACGACCAGCAGCTCGCCGCGCTGCGCACCAGCCTTTCCGGACAGCAGAAGGCGGTGCGCCAGTGGGCGGCCGAGGTCACCGTGGCGACCAAGGCCGCCACCACCGCGCAGACCCGCCTGACGGCGGCCACCACCGCCGAGAAGAACGCCCGGTTGCGGCACGCCGCGGCGCGCAAGGCCCTGACCACGGCACAACAGACTTTGCGTACGGCCGGCAAGCAGAAGCCGCGCAGCAAGGCCGCCGTGACCCGGGCCACCAACGCGGTCACCGCCGCGACCAAGGCGGTCGCCACCCGCAAGCAGCAGTACCGGGTCTACGCCACCGCGCTGAGCACCGCCCGCACCGACGCGGCCACCGCCACCACCCGGGTGACCACCGCGAACGCCAAGGTCGGCGCCTACACCACGGCGGCTGCCCGGACCAAGCAGGCGATCGCCGCGCTGCCCACCGCCGCCGCCCTGGCCGGCCAGGCCGGCTCGCTCAGCCGCACGGTCGTCGACCAGGTCCGCCCGACCTTCAAGCTCGCCGACACCACCCAGGTCTACGGCGTCACGGTGAACCGCACGATCGCCTTCACCGTCAAACGGATGATCGACGACGCCAAGGCCGACGGCGTCCAGATCTCCGGCGGCGGCTTCCGCACCAAGGAACGGCAGATCGAGTTGCGTACGATCAACGGCTGCCCGGACGTGTGGACCGCCCCGGCGTCGTCCTGCCGCGTCCCGACCGCCATCCCCGGCCGCTCCCTGCACGAGCTGGGCCTGGCCATCGACATCTCGTCCGGCGGCCGGACGATCAGCAGGTCGACGCCGGCCTACAAGTGGCTGACCGTGCACGCCAAGGAGTACGGCCTGGTCAACCTCCCGTCGGAGGCGTGGCACTGGTCCATCACCGGCGGCTGA